One segment of Pristis pectinata isolate sPriPec2 chromosome 3, sPriPec2.1.pri, whole genome shotgun sequence DNA contains the following:
- the dusp12 gene encoding dual specificity protein phosphatase 12 isoform X1: protein MILVRSGLLLGSASDLVQPQSLSDRGISHVLTVDSQEPPPLGNVCAKFVQALDEPCTDLLSFLDECVGFVQQAQGAAGAAVLVHCHAGVSRSAAVVTAFIMKTDNLSFEEAYSKLKAIKPDVRINDEFVKQLKLYEVMGCKVDLTSADYKQYRLQKVTEKYPELQNLPRELFALDPMSLGKTSEAIYRCRKCRRCLFRGSSNLTHVPGTGPAAFAHKRLTQTRGGDHTRCTSYFIEPVQWMEPSLLGVLDGQLLCPKCNCKLGSFNWYGDQCSCGRWVTPAFQIHKNRVDEMKHLNFLSVGNVNS from the exons ATGATCCTGGTGAGGAGCGGCCTGTTGCTGGGGTCTGCCAGTGATTTGGTGCAGCCTCAGAGTCTGTCGGACCGCGGCATCTCGCATGTCCTCACCGTGGACTCGCAGGAACCCCCGCCTCTGGGGAACGTTTGCGCGAAATTTGTGCAGGCGCTGGACGAGCCCTGCACCGACCTGCTGAGCTTCCTGGACGAATGCGTGGGCTTTGTGCAGCAGGCGCAGGGTGCAGCGGGCGCCGCCGTGTTGGTGCATTG TCATGCAGGAGTCAGCAGGAGTGCTGCTGTGGTAACTGCTTTTATAATGAAAACTGACAATCTGAGTTTTGAAGAGGCATATAGTAAACTTAAAGCCATTAAACCAGATGTCAG gaTAAATGATGAGTTtgtgaagcagctgaagctgtATGAAGTGATGGGCTGCAAAGTGGATTTAACAAGTGCTGATTACAAACAATATCGACTTCAGAAAGTCACTGAGAAGTACCCAG AACTGCAGAATTTACCAAGGGAATTATTTGCATTGGATCCCATGAGTCTTGGGAAAACAAGTGAAGCAATCTACAGGTGCAGAAAGTGTAG gcGTTGTTTATTTCGTGGCTCAAGTAATTTGACTCATGTACCTGGAACTGGACCAGCAGCCTTCGCTCATAAGAGGTTGACTCAAACCCGAGGAGGGGATCACACTAGATGTACATCATATTTCATTGAACCAGTGCAATGGATGGAGCCTTCACTACTTGGTGTTTTGGATGGACAG ttgcTTTGCCCAAAATGCAACTGCAAGTTGGGATCTTTCAACTGGTACGGTGATCAGTGTTCCTGTGGACGTTGGGTGACTCCTGCTTTCCAGATTCACAAGAATCGAGTTGatgaaatgaaacatttaaatttCCTAAGTGTAGGAAATGTGAATAGTTGA
- the dusp12 gene encoding dual specificity protein phosphatase 12 isoform X2 — MILVRSGLLLGSASDLVQPQSLSDRGISHVLTVDSQEPPPLGNVCAKFVQALDEPCTDLLSFLDECVGFVQQAQGAAGAAVLVHCHAGVSRSAAVVTAFIMKTDNLSFEEAYSKLKAIKPDVRINDEFVKQLKLYEVMGCKVDLTSADYKQYRLQKVTEKYPELQNLPRELFALDPMSLGKTSEAIYRCRKCRRCLFRGSSNLTHVPGTGPAAFAHKRLTQTRGGDHTRCTSYFIEPVQWMEPSLLGVLDGQVKQYRWISVSDGFKSSCFAQNATASWDLSTGTVISVPVDVG, encoded by the exons ATGATCCTGGTGAGGAGCGGCCTGTTGCTGGGGTCTGCCAGTGATTTGGTGCAGCCTCAGAGTCTGTCGGACCGCGGCATCTCGCATGTCCTCACCGTGGACTCGCAGGAACCCCCGCCTCTGGGGAACGTTTGCGCGAAATTTGTGCAGGCGCTGGACGAGCCCTGCACCGACCTGCTGAGCTTCCTGGACGAATGCGTGGGCTTTGTGCAGCAGGCGCAGGGTGCAGCGGGCGCCGCCGTGTTGGTGCATTG TCATGCAGGAGTCAGCAGGAGTGCTGCTGTGGTAACTGCTTTTATAATGAAAACTGACAATCTGAGTTTTGAAGAGGCATATAGTAAACTTAAAGCCATTAAACCAGATGTCAG gaTAAATGATGAGTTtgtgaagcagctgaagctgtATGAAGTGATGGGCTGCAAAGTGGATTTAACAAGTGCTGATTACAAACAATATCGACTTCAGAAAGTCACTGAGAAGTACCCAG AACTGCAGAATTTACCAAGGGAATTATTTGCATTGGATCCCATGAGTCTTGGGAAAACAAGTGAAGCAATCTACAGGTGCAGAAAGTGTAG gcGTTGTTTATTTCGTGGCTCAAGTAATTTGACTCATGTACCTGGAACTGGACCAGCAGCCTTCGCTCATAAGAGGTTGACTCAAACCCGAGGAGGGGATCACACTAGATGTACATCATATTTCATTGAACCAGTGCAATGGATGGAGCCTTCACTACTTGGTGTTTTGGATGGACAGGTAAAACAGTATAGATGGATTTCTGTCTCTGATGGCTTTAAATCCAG ttgcTTTGCCCAAAATGCAACTGCAAGTTGGGATCTTTCAACTGGTACGGTGATCAGTGTTCCTGTGGACGTTGGGTGA